From Mucilaginibacter rubeus, a single genomic window includes:
- a CDS encoding RICIN domain-containing protein, producing the protein MKNAGILLLAMCCLVAGCKKDIVAVKQSSTPDEIKTGDKIVTTDSTPASALKGVNWAADGDNFSDGILVLSGLTSADSYATVSAKADAVLSGIQTNTGANTVRLPVNYSTVSQTWWNSYTGVIDKALSKGMNVILGYWEAKSSEDGKIDNTTEFWSMWQTIVTKYGSNAHVYFEIFNEPHGYSLTDWTTICAQWLSSYPSVPQGRILISGTSYSQDITGVGADSRFSGCLLSIHDYTFFSNGTLTTALQWENRLKGNIGAYSSRAVLTEFGIPMTGGKNYTGAIGGDQEIAYLQGLTNQARAYGMGAVYWPGVRTGDSYAIQQLNGTGTSLTVSTTNASGLSRIKYAWGVGAGGTDTFYTGAYYRFLNVNSGQALDVNGASTTNGAGIIQWPQNGGNNQQWVIANNGGGYYKITNRNSTQALDVNMSSTANGAGIIQWPWNGGNNQQWQLTATSDGIYKVINRNSSLALDVNGASTTNGAGIIQWPYSGATNQQWQIVQQ; encoded by the coding sequence ATGAAGAACGCAGGTATTTTATTATTAGCGATGTGTTGTTTGGTGGCCGGGTGTAAAAAGGATATCGTAGCTGTAAAGCAATCATCAACTCCGGATGAAATAAAAACAGGAGATAAGATTGTCACCACAGATTCAACCCCGGCAAGTGCGCTCAAAGGCGTTAACTGGGCAGCCGACGGCGATAATTTTAGCGATGGGATACTGGTATTAAGCGGTTTAACGTCTGCCGATAGTTATGCCACGGTGTCGGCTAAAGCTGACGCCGTTTTATCGGGCATACAAACCAATACAGGGGCCAATACGGTAAGGCTGCCTGTAAATTATTCAACCGTATCACAAACCTGGTGGAATTCATACACCGGTGTTATTGATAAAGCCCTGAGCAAAGGCATGAACGTGATACTGGGTTACTGGGAAGCCAAATCATCTGAAGACGGTAAGATTGACAACACCACCGAGTTTTGGTCGATGTGGCAAACCATAGTTACCAAATACGGCAGCAATGCTCATGTGTACTTTGAAATTTTTAATGAACCGCACGGTTATTCATTAACCGACTGGACAACCATTTGTGCCCAGTGGTTAAGTAGTTATCCATCGGTTCCGCAAGGCAGGATCCTGATTAGCGGTACCTCTTATTCGCAGGATATTACGGGTGTGGGAGCAGATAGCCGTTTCTCGGGCTGTCTTTTATCTATACATGATTATACCTTTTTCAGCAATGGCACACTTACAACGGCGCTACAATGGGAAAACCGCCTGAAAGGCAATATAGGAGCTTACAGCAGCCGCGCGGTGCTTACCGAGTTTGGTATCCCGATGACGGGCGGTAAAAACTACACCGGAGCTATTGGCGGTGACCAGGAAATAGCCTATCTGCAAGGTTTAACCAACCAGGCACGTGCTTACGGAATGGGGGCGGTTTACTGGCCTGGCGTACGTACCGGCGATAGCTATGCTATTCAGCAATTAAACGGAACAGGTACCAGCCTTACCGTTTCAACAACAAATGCGTCGGGCTTAAGCCGCATTAAATATGCATGGGGTGTAGGGGCAGGCGGTACCGATACATTTTATACCGGTGCCTATTACAGGTTCTTAAATGTGAACAGCGGTCAGGCGCTTGATGTTAACGGTGCCTCAACAACCAATGGTGCGGGCATTATTCAATGGCCTCAAAACGGGGGCAATAACCAGCAATGGGTTATTGCAAATAACGGTGGAGGCTACTACAAGATAACTAACCGTAACAGTACACAAGCTCTTGATGTTAACATGAGCTCAACAGCCAACGGCGCGGGCATTATACAATGGCCATGGAATGGTGGCAACAACCAGCAATGGCAGCTTACAGCTACCAGCGATGGCATTTATAAAGTAATTAACCGTAATAGCAGCCTTGCGCTTGATGTTAACGGGGCTTCAACCACAAATGGTGCAGGCATCATTCAGTGGCCATATAGCGGCGCTACTAACCAGCAATGGCAAATAGTGCAACAATAA
- a CDS encoding glycoside hydrolase has protein sequence MTIKTTIKKVLLAASVLGLNIPLASSQTKEVTIDINLSKTYQTISNFGASDAWSCQFVGNWPDDKRNKIADLLFSRENNTDGSPKGIGLSLWRFNIGAGSTQQGEGSGIKDEWRRAESFLNNDGSYNWQNQAAQVWFLKAAKQRGVKQFLGFNNSPPVQFTINGKSYANGGKVNIAPDKYDAYATFLAKVIKGVEQVSKVKFDYISPINEPQWDWSDGGQEGAPYNNTEIAGVIKAIDKEFTKNKIGSKILVGEAGSINYLFTKGDKPGKGSQISDFFKPGSANYIGDLPSVAKTISAHSYFSTSPMASSVKARTALADSVAAVNGLNFWQSEYCILGDNAGEIDGNKRDLGINSALYLASVIHTDLAVANASAWQWWTSISAYDYKDGLIYIDKNKTDGNFYTSKMLWAMGNYSRFVNPGAVRVDAAVSTSAEDKSLLVSAFKNGKNVTVVVINPGTTDVTAAINTNGGKVQLTTSYLTSQIDELKPGKITGDKNVIPARSVVTLTGVIK, from the coding sequence ATGACAATAAAAACTACCATAAAAAAAGTACTGTTGGCAGCTTCTGTTTTAGGGCTTAATATCCCTTTGGCAAGCAGTCAGACAAAAGAGGTTACCATTGATATCAACCTTTCAAAAACGTATCAAACCATTAGCAATTTTGGCGCTTCTGATGCCTGGTCATGCCAGTTTGTGGGCAACTGGCCGGATGATAAGCGCAACAAAATAGCCGACTTGCTTTTTAGCAGGGAGAACAATACAGATGGTTCGCCAAAAGGGATTGGTTTATCGCTTTGGCGGTTTAATATTGGTGCAGGCAGTACCCAGCAGGGCGAAGGGAGCGGTATCAAAGACGAGTGGCGTCGGGCCGAATCATTTTTAAATAATGATGGAAGTTACAACTGGCAAAACCAGGCTGCGCAGGTTTGGTTTTTGAAAGCCGCCAAACAACGCGGGGTTAAACAGTTTTTAGGTTTTAATAATAGTCCGCCGGTACAATTTACCATCAACGGTAAATCATACGCCAATGGCGGTAAAGTAAATATAGCTCCTGATAAATATGATGCCTATGCAACTTTTTTAGCTAAAGTAATTAAAGGTGTTGAGCAGGTAAGCAAAGTAAAATTTGATTATATAAGCCCGATAAACGAGCCGCAGTGGGATTGGAGCGATGGCGGACAAGAAGGTGCGCCATATAATAACACCGAGATAGCGGGTGTAATAAAGGCTATCGATAAAGAATTTACTAAAAATAAGATAGGTTCAAAGATTTTGGTTGGTGAAGCCGGAAGCATCAACTATTTATTTACCAAAGGCGATAAGCCGGGTAAGGGCAGCCAGATCTCTGATTTTTTCAAACCGGGATCGGCTAATTATATAGGCGACTTGCCGTCGGTGGCCAAAACTATTTCGGCACATAGCTATTTTTCTACTTCGCCAATGGCATCATCGGTAAAAGCCCGTACTGCGCTTGCAGATAGTGTGGCGGCTGTTAACGGACTTAATTTCTGGCAATCGGAATATTGTATTTTGGGCGATAATGCCGGCGAAATTGATGGCAACAAGCGCGATCTTGGTATCAACTCGGCCTTATATTTAGCATCGGTGATCCATACCGATCTTGCTGTAGCTAACGCTTCGGCCTGGCAATGGTGGACATCCATCTCTGCCTATGATTATAAAGATGGTCTTATCTACATAGATAAAAATAAAACAGACGGTAATTTTTATACCAGCAAAATGCTTTGGGCCATGGGTAACTACAGCAGGTTTGTTAATCCCGGCGCTGTGCGGGTTGATGCTGCTGTTTCAACATCTGCAGAGGACAAATCATTATTGGTATCGGCATTTAAAAACGGCAAAAATGTAACAGTAGTTGTGATCAATCCTGGCACTACTGATGTAACCGCTGCAATTAACACCAATGGTGGCAAAGTTCAGCTTACAACATCGTATCTGACATCGCAGATAGATGAGCTTAAACCCGGTAAAATAACCGGTGATAAAAATGTGATACCAGCCCGTTCCGTTGTCACGCTTACAGGTGTCATCAAGTAG
- a CDS encoding glycoside hydrolase family 2 TIM barrel-domain containing protein: MKNINYLLLLLIGMLLLPGLVKAQGNGKPALFNSAWSFHKGDIGTGISGAAAETQWKTVDLPHDWSIEGPFSDEWASATGYLPGGIGWYKKTFNGNAAWKGKQVYVYFDGVYKNSEVWINGHSLGKRPNGFISFQYELSKYLNLSGKNTIAVRVDHSEFADSRWYTGSGIYRNVYLIVKDPVHIAPWDVAFTTPDVSADKATVKVKVSVTNSNATDAAVLVKVNLFDGKGKSAAALQKQIKVKPGVHDVEFEQQLSSPQLWDTEKANLYKLQVSLNRNGKSFDEITQAVGIRSIRFDKDKGFFLNEKSTKLKGVCIHDDAGALGVAVPEEVWVRRLKILKDAGVNSLRLSHNPHADYLYDLCDKMGFLVMDEAFDEWEVGKNKWVAGWNVGTPSKNGYHEYFKAWADRDVADMVLRSRNHPSIIMWSIGNEIDYPNDPYTHEVLNTGRNPQIYGKGYLPDHPSASGLTPIAKQLVKAVKAVDTTRPVTAALAGVVMSNEVGYPEALDVVGYNYQEYRYPEDHKKYPNRIIYGSENGMAQQAWNAVDSNEYISAQYLWTGIDYLGEAGKWPQRSNGAGLVDLAGFKKPEYFFRQSLWSAKPMVYVGARAITSTEDKGIWSHRTAEPVWNWQPGGKIKVDCFTNCQEAELFLNGKSLGKQSRSAAKGQVPSWQVDYEPGELVVKGYNNGIEVSTNSIKTAGDAWQLKTIADNASFKANTKGLSQIEVYITDKDGNPVFNATDEVTVSVTGPAKLLGLESGSTSSHENYQSNQRKALHGRLLAYVQTTGKPGKVQVQVRAGSLKLSTVTLTIK, encoded by the coding sequence ATGAAAAATATAAATTATCTGCTTCTTCTTTTAATCGGCATGTTATTGCTTCCCGGCCTGGTAAAGGCGCAGGGTAATGGCAAACCGGCTTTGTTTAATTCGGCCTGGAGTTTCCATAAAGGCGATATCGGTACGGGTATCAGCGGCGCTGCTGCCGAAACGCAATGGAAAACCGTAGACCTGCCGCATGACTGGAGCATTGAAGGTCCTTTCAGCGATGAATGGGCAAGTGCTACCGGTTATTTGCCAGGCGGAATTGGCTGGTATAAAAAAACCTTCAACGGTAATGCCGCCTGGAAAGGGAAGCAGGTTTATGTTTATTTTGATGGGGTATACAAAAACAGCGAGGTATGGATCAATGGGCATTCATTGGGCAAACGCCCGAATGGTTTTATCTCGTTCCAATACGAGTTAAGCAAATATTTAAATTTAAGTGGAAAGAATACGATAGCTGTAAGGGTAGATCATAGCGAATTTGCCGATTCAAGGTGGTACACAGGTTCGGGTATTTATCGTAATGTATACCTGATTGTTAAAGATCCGGTACACATTGCTCCCTGGGATGTGGCTTTTACTACGCCCGATGTTTCGGCAGATAAAGCTACTGTAAAAGTTAAGGTGAGTGTAACCAATAGCAACGCTACAGATGCCGCTGTGCTGGTAAAGGTAAACCTGTTCGACGGAAAAGGAAAATCGGCTGCTGCTCTGCAGAAACAGATAAAAGTAAAACCCGGTGTTCATGATGTTGAGTTTGAGCAGCAGCTTTCATCGCCCCAATTATGGGATACCGAAAAAGCTAACCTTTATAAACTTCAGGTATCACTTAACCGCAATGGCAAATCATTTGATGAAATAACGCAAGCTGTAGGGATCCGCAGTATCCGTTTTGATAAGGATAAAGGCTTCTTTTTAAATGAAAAAAGCACCAAACTTAAAGGCGTTTGTATCCACGACGATGCCGGGGCGCTGGGTGTAGCCGTTCCTGAAGAAGTTTGGGTACGCAGGCTTAAAATATTGAAAGATGCCGGGGTAAACTCGCTCAGGTTAAGCCACAACCCCCACGCAGATTATCTGTACGATTTATGCGATAAGATGGGTTTTTTGGTAATGGACGAAGCCTTTGACGAATGGGAAGTAGGCAAAAATAAATGGGTAGCCGGCTGGAATGTAGGTACTCCATCAAAAAATGGCTACCACGAATATTTCAAGGCATGGGCAGATCGCGACGTTGCAGACATGGTATTACGTTCGCGTAACCATCCTTCAATCATTATGTGGAGTATCGGTAATGAGATTGATTATCCTAATGATCCTTATACCCATGAGGTGTTGAATACCGGCCGTAACCCGCAGATCTACGGTAAAGGTTACCTGCCCGATCATCCTTCGGCAAGCGGCTTAACACCAATAGCTAAGCAGCTGGTTAAAGCTGTAAAAGCTGTTGACACTACACGTCCCGTAACAGCCGCGTTGGCCGGTGTAGTAATGTCAAATGAGGTAGGGTATCCCGAAGCGCTTGACGTTGTGGGCTACAATTACCAGGAATACCGCTATCCAGAAGATCACAAAAAATATCCCAACCGAATTATTTATGGCAGCGAAAACGGTATGGCTCAACAGGCCTGGAATGCCGTTGACAGTAATGAATATATCTCGGCCCAGTACCTGTGGACTGGTATCGACTACCTGGGCGAGGCCGGCAAATGGCCGCAGCGCAGTAATGGTGCCGGTTTGGTTGATTTGGCTGGCTTTAAAAAGCCGGAATATTTCTTCAGGCAAAGTTTATGGTCGGCCAAGCCAATGGTTTACGTAGGTGCGCGTGCCATAACCAGTACCGAGGATAAAGGCATCTGGAGCCATCGCACTGCCGAACCGGTTTGGAACTGGCAGCCGGGCGGCAAAATAAAGGTTGATTGCTTTACTAATTGCCAGGAAGCCGAGTTGTTCCTGAATGGTAAATCGCTTGGGAAACAATCCCGTAGCGCTGCAAAGGGACAGGTACCATCATGGCAGGTTGATTATGAACCCGGCGAATTGGTTGTGAAAGGTTACAACAACGGTATTGAAGTATCAACCAACAGTATCAAAACCGCAGGTGATGCCTGGCAGCTTAAAACCATAGCCGATAATGCCTCATTTAAGGCCAATACAAAAGGCCTGAGCCAGATTGAGGTTTACATTACCGATAAGGATGGCAATCCCGTGTTTAATGCCACTGATGAGGTAACCGTATCCGTAACCGGGCCCGCTAAGTTGCTCGGATTAGAAAGCGGTAGCACCAGCAGTCATGAAAACTATCAGTCTAACCAACGTAAAGCATTACACGGTCGCTTGTTGGCCTATGTGCAAACTACCGGTAAGCCGGGTAAGGTGCAGGTACAAGTAAGGGCGGGTAGCCTTAAGTTATCAACCGTAACATTAACCATAAAGTAA
- a CDS encoding glycoside hydrolase family 35 protein codes for MKLIKLLFLFVILFASSRLHAQTTKHTFALGDTTFLLDGKPLQIISGEMHYTRVPREAWRQRMKMAKAMGLNTIGTYVFWNVHEPQKGHYDFTGNHDIAEFVKIAKEEGLWVILRPSPYVCAEWEFGGYPYWLEKEQGLVVRSKEPKYLEAYKKYLTEVGKQLSPLLVNHGGNILMVQIENEYGSYGSDKDYLALNRKMFIDAGFDCQLYTCDPEPAIKDGHLPGLLPAINGVDDVAKVKRLISENYNGKGPYFIAEWYPAWFDWWGTAHHTIPADKYVPKLDSVLAAGISINMYMFHGGTTRAFMNGANYNDQNPYEPQISSYDYDAPLDEAGNATDKFMKFRAVISKHLPAGVTLPEVPAAKLAMSLPAINFTKSTSLFDILPAAKINSTPLTFEDLNQAYGFVLYRTTLSGGKSGLLKLKDLRDYGIVYVNGKRVGIVDRRKYQDSLMVTLPKGKVTLDILVENLGRINFGPYLLKNKKGITEKVLFAGTEVKNWKMYSLPFDDINKVNTSPAVKKVTANSAPQLKKAVFKVDKLADTYLDMSKWGKGIVWINGHNLGRYWYYGPQQTVYVPVEWLKKGDNEITVLELIKPSENTLNAIDHPILDVLAK; via the coding sequence ATGAAGCTTATAAAATTATTGTTCCTCTTTGTTATCCTGTTTGCATCCTCAAGATTGCATGCGCAAACTACTAAACACACTTTTGCCCTGGGCGATACTACATTTTTGCTTGATGGTAAGCCTTTGCAAATCATTTCGGGCGAAATGCATTATACCCGTGTTCCGCGCGAGGCCTGGCGTCAGCGGATGAAAATGGCTAAGGCTATGGGGTTAAATACCATTGGCACCTATGTATTCTGGAATGTTCACGAACCACAAAAAGGGCACTATGATTTTACGGGCAACCATGATATAGCCGAGTTTGTGAAGATAGCCAAAGAAGAAGGCCTTTGGGTAATATTACGTCCCAGCCCTTATGTATGTGCCGAATGGGAGTTTGGCGGCTATCCTTACTGGCTCGAGAAAGAGCAAGGCTTGGTAGTACGCAGCAAGGAACCGAAGTATCTGGAGGCTTATAAAAAATACCTTACAGAAGTTGGTAAGCAATTATCTCCGTTATTGGTGAACCATGGCGGCAATATTTTGATGGTACAGATAGAGAACGAGTACGGCTCATACGGTAGTGATAAAGATTATCTGGCGCTTAACCGCAAAATGTTCATTGATGCCGGTTTTGATTGCCAGCTTTATACCTGTGACCCTGAGCCCGCTATTAAAGATGGACATTTACCGGGCCTGTTGCCTGCCATTAATGGAGTTGATGATGTGGCAAAAGTTAAAAGGCTGATTAGCGAGAATTATAATGGCAAAGGCCCTTACTTTATCGCCGAATGGTACCCGGCCTGGTTTGACTGGTGGGGAACCGCACACCATACCATCCCGGCTGATAAATACGTTCCGAAACTTGATTCGGTATTGGCAGCCGGTATTTCTATCAACATGTATATGTTTCATGGCGGTACTACACGTGCTTTCATGAACGGTGCAAACTATAACGATCAGAACCCGTATGAGCCGCAGATCAGCAGCTATGACTATGATGCGCCGCTTGATGAGGCGGGTAATGCTACTGATAAATTTATGAAATTCAGGGCGGTGATCAGTAAACACCTGCCCGCAGGAGTAACCCTGCCCGAAGTTCCGGCGGCTAAACTGGCCATGAGCCTTCCTGCAATTAACTTTACTAAATCAACCAGTTTGTTTGATATATTACCGGCTGCAAAGATCAACAGTACTCCGCTTACTTTCGAAGACCTGAACCAGGCTTATGGTTTTGTATTGTACCGCACAACCCTTAGCGGCGGCAAATCGGGCCTGCTTAAATTGAAAGACCTGCGCGATTATGGTATCGTTTATGTAAATGGCAAACGTGTAGGTATTGTTGACAGGCGCAAATATCAGGATAGCCTGATGGTTACCCTGCCTAAAGGAAAAGTAACGCTGGATATTTTGGTTGAAAACCTTGGTCGTATCAATTTTGGCCCTTATCTGCTTAAAAACAAAAAAGGTATTACAGAGAAAGTACTTTTTGCAGGAACAGAAGTTAAAAACTGGAAAATGTATTCGCTGCCGTTTGATGACATCAATAAAGTGAATACAAGTCCGGCCGTCAAAAAGGTTACGGCCAATAGCGCACCTCAGTTGAAAAAAGCTGTTTTCAAGGTTGATAAATTAGCGGATACCTATCTTGATATGAGTAAGTGGGGTAAAGGTATTGTTTGGATCAATGGGCACAATTTAGGTCGCTACTGGTATTACGGTCCGCAGCAAACCGTTTATGTACCCGTTGAGTGGTTAAAGAAAGGCGACAATGAAATTACTGTACTCGAACTGATCAAACCATCAGAAAATACGTTAAATGCTATTGATCATCCTATTTTGGATGTTTTAGCGAAATAG
- a CDS encoding glycoside hydrolase family 30 protein produces the protein MGNKLILLYRVLLLPGVLLATTSSVLAQNGEWVSTTSTSNWNVKHQIPAAQNGKTADAEVFTDKALQKIEGFGGCFNELGYTSLQLLSKKDRQTIMKELFAPGFGANFTICRMPVGANDFSLDWYSYDETDGDFDLKNFSIDHDLKTLIPFIKEAQKYNPKLALWASPWSPPQWLKLNKHYAAAMVPSKEVIKKYEASGHKLTGMDFSNVTNGLEPNQVGKEGTDMFVQDDKYFTTYANYFGKFIDAYKKRGISIGMVMPQNEFNSAQIFPSCTWTAHGLAKFVSYLGLQMQQRGVKVFFGTDERPNEKLADTVLTNPESSKFVTGMGFQWAGKGAIAGIHNRYPNLTLYQSEQECGDGQNDWKYCRYTWDLMKHYFNSGANAYMYWNISLNEGGISHWGWHQNSLVSVDTTARTYKFNHEYYLFKHLSHYVKPGAAMLNTSGAFNNMLAFKNPDNSIILVVQNETETEKQVTIKVGNKTISPVLEADSFNTFVVN, from the coding sequence ATGGGCAATAAACTAATCTTGCTGTACCGCGTACTACTGCTACCCGGTGTTCTTTTGGCTACAACATCTTCTGTACTCGCCCAAAACGGCGAATGGGTTTCAACCACAAGCACATCAAACTGGAACGTAAAGCATCAAATACCCGCCGCACAAAACGGTAAAACCGCGGATGCTGAAGTATTCACAGATAAAGCACTGCAAAAAATTGAGGGTTTTGGAGGCTGTTTTAACGAGCTTGGCTACACATCGTTGCAACTGTTGAGTAAAAAAGACAGGCAAACGATCATGAAGGAATTGTTTGCCCCCGGTTTTGGCGCAAACTTTACCATTTGCCGCATGCCTGTTGGCGCCAACGACTTTTCACTCGATTGGTATTCATATGACGAAACCGATGGCGATTTCGACCTGAAAAACTTTAGTATTGATCATGACCTTAAAACACTGATCCCGTTTATAAAGGAAGCGCAAAAGTACAATCCCAAGCTTGCTTTATGGGCATCACCATGGAGCCCGCCGCAATGGCTTAAGCTAAATAAACATTATGCAGCGGCCATGGTACCATCAAAAGAGGTAATCAAAAAATATGAAGCCAGCGGCCACAAACTTACCGGTATGGATTTTAGCAACGTAACCAACGGACTTGAACCCAACCAGGTGGGCAAAGAAGGTACCGATATGTTTGTACAGGATGATAAATATTTCACCACCTATGCCAATTACTTCGGCAAGTTTATTGACGCGTATAAAAAGCGGGGAATCAGCATTGGCATGGTAATGCCTCAAAATGAATTTAACTCAGCCCAGATCTTCCCAAGCTGCACCTGGACTGCTCACGGCCTGGCGAAGTTTGTAAGCTATCTTGGTCTGCAAATGCAGCAAAGGGGCGTAAAAGTATTTTTCGGCACCGATGAACGCCCTAATGAAAAACTGGCCGATACCGTATTAACCAATCCGGAAAGCAGCAAATTTGTAACGGGTATGGGCTTTCAATGGGCAGGTAAAGGCGCTATTGCAGGCATTCACAATCGCTACCCTAATCTTACCCTATATCAAAGCGAACAGGAATGTGGTGACGGACAAAACGACTGGAAATACTGCCGCTACACCTGGGACCTCATGAAGCACTATTTTAACAGCGGTGCAAACGCCTATATGTACTGGAATATTTCGCTGAACGAAGGCGGTATCAGTCACTGGGGATGGCACCAAAATTCATTGGTTAGCGTTGATACAACAGCCCGCACTTATAAATTTAATCACGAGTACTACCTGTTTAAACACCTGAGCCATTACGTAAAACCCGGCGCGGCCATGTTAAATACAAGTGGCGCATTCAACAATATGCTTGCTTTTAAAAACCCGGATAACAGTATTATACTGGTTGTGCAGAATGAAACAGAGACCGAAAAACAAGTTACTATCAAAGTAGGGAATAAAACCATCAGCCCGGTTTTAGAAGCTGATTCGTTCAATACATTTGTTGTAAATTAA
- a CDS encoding cupin domain-containing protein: protein MKRGSFVHTLIGATALLAMPFEGIAKGLSKIREKKGYKIDSGADRVQKPMHLFEGDTFYTKISTADTDGDLYVYESTRVKKGGPNLHLHHEQDEWWYILDGEFQIKVGDQLFHAKPGDSVFGPRGVPHTFTKIGDDSPAKMLITFQPAGKMEACFQALSDGLMKGKTETELDDFRKQHGFERVGPPLDYYKKF from the coding sequence ATGAAACGAGGTTCTTTTGTACACACTTTAATAGGTGCAACAGCACTTTTGGCTATGCCCTTTGAAGGAATTGCCAAAGGTCTCTCTAAAATTAGGGAAAAGAAAGGGTATAAAATTGATTCAGGTGCCGACCGGGTTCAAAAACCGATGCACTTGTTTGAAGGAGATACTTTTTACACCAAGATATCAACGGCAGATACTGACGGCGACTTGTATGTTTATGAATCAACCAGGGTAAAAAAAGGCGGCCCAAACCTGCACCTGCATCATGAGCAGGATGAATGGTGGTATATTTTGGATGGTGAATTTCAAATTAAAGTAGGCGACCAACTTTTTCATGCCAAACCTGGCGATAGTGTATTTGGGCCTCGGGGTGTGCCGCATACGTTTACCAAAATAGGCGACGATAGTCCCGCAAAAATGCTGATCACGTTTCAACCTGCCGGTAAAATGGAGGCTTGCTTCCAGGCGCTCAGCGACGGGCTGATGAAGGGTAAAACAGAAACCGAACTTGATGATTTCAGGAAACAACACGGCTTTGAACGGGTTGGCCCTCCGCTTGACTATTATAAAAAGTTTTGA
- a CDS encoding DUF1579 family protein — MKYLLNICLVLLITFLGTTSFAQAKNDMAELSKTNANHQILAQVKGEWAFTGKHTFAGGKHKPIEFAGSMTGKDLWDGRYFTTEVTGQDIPMPWSDGKLVTLHETMLLGYDNVKKKFVASYINNEFETGIIPLEGSYDSATKVITYDGETLSPPQPNLPSGAMRKFHALLKFIDNDHYILEWHEGIGGKELFDTVLNFTRK; from the coding sequence ATGAAATATTTACTCAATATCTGCTTAGTACTATTGATAACATTTCTGGGCACCACATCTTTTGCGCAGGCCAAAAATGACATGGCCGAGCTTTCAAAAACCAATGCCAACCATCAAATATTGGCACAGGTTAAAGGCGAATGGGCATTCACCGGAAAACACACCTTTGCAGGAGGTAAACACAAGCCGATAGAGTTTGCAGGAAGCATGACTGGCAAAGATTTATGGGACGGAAGATATTTTACAACCGAAGTAACCGGACAGGATATCCCAATGCCCTGGTCGGATGGAAAGCTTGTCACCCTGCATGAAACGATGCTGCTGGGCTATGATAACGTTAAAAAGAAGTTTGTAGCCTCCTATATCAACAATGAATTTGAAACAGGGATCATACCCTTAGAAGGCTCTTATGATTCGGCTACAAAAGTTATTACTTATGACGGAGAAACATTATCGCCGCCTCAACCCAACCTGCCATCGGGGGCAATGCGAAAGTTTCACGCGCTCCTTAAATTTATTGATAATGATCACTACATACTCGAATGGCACGAAGGTATTGGCGGGAAAGAGCTTTTTGATACTGTACTGAATTTTACCAGGAAATAA